In the genome of Mauremys mutica isolate MM-2020 ecotype Southern chromosome 8, ASM2049712v1, whole genome shotgun sequence, one region contains:
- the DUSP1 gene encoding dual specificity protein phosphatase 1, with translation MVNMQVCALDCETLRELLQERAAPCLVLDCRSFFSFNSAHILGSANVRFSTIVKRRAKGAMGLEHIIPNEELRGRLLSGGYHAVVLLDERSSDLELPKRDSTIMLAVNTLCREARDTRICFLKGGYEAFSSACAELCTKPTAPTGLSLPLSANSMPSSADSGCSSCGTPLYDQGGPVEILPFLYLGSAYHASRKDMLDALGITALINVSANCPNHFEGHYQYKSIPVEDNHKADISSWFNEAIDFIDSVKNDGGRVFVHCQAGISRSATICLAYLMRTNRVKLDEAFEFVKQRRSIISPNFSFMGQLLQFESQVLAPNCSAEAGSPAMSVLDRGTSTTTVFNFPVSIPVHPSSSALSYLQSPITTSPSC, from the exons ATGGTCAACATGCAAGTGTGCGCCCTGGATTGCGAGACGCTGCGGGAGCTCCTGCAGGAGCGGGCCGCCCCGTGCCTGGTGCTGGACTGCCGCTCCTTCTTCTCCTTCAACTCCGCGCACATCCTGGGCTCCGCCAACGTCCGCTTCAGCACCATCGTGAAGCGGCGGGCCaagggggccatggggctggagcacatcatCCCCAACGAGGAGCTGCGGGGCCGCCTGCTCAGCGGGGGATACCACGCCGTGGTGCTGCTGGACGAGCGCAGCTCGGACCTGGAGCTGCCCAAGCGGGACAGCACCATCATGCTGGCCGTGAACACCCTCTGCAGGGAGGCCAGGGACACCCGCATCTGCTTCCTCAAGG GAGGGTATGAAGCCTTCTCTTCTGCCTGCGCTGAGCTGTGCACCAAGCCAACTGCTCCCACCGGCCTGAGCCTGCCTCTGAGTGCCAACAGCATGCCCAGCAGTGCGGATTCTGGCTGCAGCTCCTGTGGCACCCCGCTCTATGACCAG GGTGGGCCGGTGGAAATCCTACCATTTCTCTACTTGGGCAGTGCCTATCATGCCTCCAGAAAGGACATGCTGGATGCTTTGGGGATCACAGCCTTAATTAACGTCTCGGCAAACTGCCCCAACCATTTTGAGGGGCATTACCAGTACAAAAGCATCCCAGTGGAGGACAACCACAAGGCTGACATCAGCTCCTGGTTTAACGAAGCCATCGACTTCATAG ATTCTGTTAAAAATGATGGCGGAAGGGTATTTGTGCACTGCCAGGCTGGCATCTCCCGCTCAGCAACTATCTGCCTTGCTTATCTCATGAGGACCAACCGAGTCAAACTAGATGAGGCCTTTGAGTTTGTGAAGCAGAGAAGAAGCATCATCTCCCCAAATTTCAGCTTCATGGGGCAGCTACTTCAGTTTGAGTCTCAAGTCCTAGCCCCTAACTGCTCAGCAGAGGCTGGAAGCCCTGCCATGTCTGTATTGGACAGAGGAACATCAACCACCACTGTCTTTAACTTCCCAGTCTCTATCCCTGTACACCCTTCATCCAGTGCTTTAAGCTATCTACAAAGTCCCATCACCACTTCTCCGAGCTGCTGA